The following are from one region of the Streptomyces tuirus genome:
- a CDS encoding type III PLP-dependent enzyme domain-containing protein, translated as MTGLTPAAERRERILQEAVRQQLLDAERSQLAAFVDLDGVAATVASLHRAFPATPSVLHAFAAKANCLVPVLAELRRLGMGCEVATAGELARALAAGFAPDRIVFDSPAKTEAELRHALALGVTVNADNYQELARIDRVLDGRFPVSRIGVRVNSQLGGGSIAAMSTATSTSKFGVPLADPGSRQRLLRAYRDHPWLTWVHTHAGSQGCPLDLMAGGVGQAVAFAEEVNASLGRRQVVGIDIGGGLPVNFADDETTPTFDMYVRQLRAHAPALFSGGYEIVTEFGRSVLAKNGFTAAYVEYTKSMGGRPIAVTHAGVQVATRTVFNPDAWPLRIEAHDARGRVKRGGPVRQDIAGPACFAGDLLARDRALPLLEPGDIVTVPDTGAYYFSTPFHYNSLPEPAVYGVRTSGDGGDVRFELLRPAQDPWDVPVLEPAVGVR; from the coding sequence ATGACCGGACTGACCCCCGCCGCAGAACGGCGCGAACGGATCCTCCAGGAAGCGGTGCGGCAGCAACTGCTGGACGCCGAGCGGTCCCAGCTGGCCGCCTTCGTCGACCTCGACGGCGTCGCCGCGACCGTCGCGTCCCTGCACCGGGCCTTCCCCGCCACGCCGTCCGTCCTCCACGCGTTCGCCGCCAAGGCGAACTGCCTGGTGCCGGTGCTGGCGGAGCTGAGGCGGCTCGGCATGGGCTGCGAGGTGGCCACCGCGGGTGAGCTGGCCCGCGCGCTGGCAGCCGGATTCGCACCGGACCGGATCGTCTTCGACTCCCCCGCCAAGACGGAGGCCGAACTGCGGCACGCCCTCGCCCTGGGTGTGACCGTCAACGCGGACAACTACCAGGAACTGGCGAGGATCGACCGGGTGCTGGACGGCCGCTTCCCGGTCTCGCGGATCGGAGTGCGGGTCAACTCCCAGCTGGGCGGCGGCAGCATCGCGGCGATGAGCACGGCGACGAGCACCTCGAAGTTCGGCGTCCCCCTGGCGGACCCGGGAAGCCGGCAGCGGCTGCTGCGCGCCTACCGGGACCACCCGTGGCTGACCTGGGTGCACACCCACGCCGGATCGCAGGGCTGCCCTCTCGATCTCATGGCCGGTGGGGTCGGGCAGGCCGTGGCGTTCGCCGAGGAGGTCAACGCTTCGCTCGGGCGGCGCCAGGTCGTCGGCATCGACATCGGCGGCGGACTGCCCGTCAACTTCGCCGACGACGAGACCACGCCGACCTTCGACATGTACGTCCGGCAGCTGCGCGCCCACGCTCCCGCCCTGTTCTCCGGCGGGTACGAGATCGTCACCGAGTTCGGGCGGTCCGTCCTCGCCAAGAACGGGTTCACGGCCGCGTACGTCGAGTACACCAAGAGCATGGGCGGCCGGCCGATCGCGGTCACCCACGCCGGTGTGCAGGTGGCCACCCGGACGGTGTTCAACCCCGATGCCTGGCCGCTGCGCATCGAGGCGCACGACGCGCGCGGCAGGGTCAAGCGGGGCGGGCCGGTCCGCCAGGACATCGCGGGACCGGCCTGCTTCGCCGGGGACCTGCTGGCACGGGACCGTGCCCTGCCGCTCCTGGAACCGGGTGACATCGTCACCGTCCCGGACACCGGCGCCTACTACTTCTCGACGCCGTTCCACTACAACAGCCTGCCCGAGCCCGCCGTGTACGGGGTCCGGACGAGTGGTGACGGCGGGGATGTCCGCTTCGAACTCCTGCGTCCCGCACAGGATCCGTGGGACGTGCCCGTGCTCGAGCCCGCTGTCGGAGTGAGGTAG
- a CDS encoding SCO7613 C-terminal domain-containing membrane protein, which produces MPRRVTRTTLRSMTHLPPPAEELRLLDAELRQLDARRSQLLTRRAWLIAALQQTQQSRPWASAQPPVTAAPRPETAAPSVQNVLLVLGGVLLTLAAAVFTLVSWGQMGIAGRALVLGAVTLATLAAPVALLKRGLRSTAEAVAGLGLALTVLDAYALHAAALSGTDGTGYAAAASAVLAAAWSAYGLLPVMSALRLPLPSALAAAQFPLLLSALAADAGPYTITAALLVTAGLDAVAVARLTAGAVRITAVVGACGMGGWGVLAAGWLSLTAGGPGAASRAGALLLLAAAIALGAAWRGPGIGHALGLAMTAGLLVVAALGGVARSGLPSQWAVPAHLAVGVALLAVVRAGRLPDAIRTGFAWASGAVQALAVLWTLPVVAVVLLGPAGWLGRVWRGAPADARTAVLVEAPWPPGAVMAPVVLVGVAAVLALAVRAQVWRSRARLGALGLLWATALVLPAVLELPYAAGLLLLGVVTAAALYACGVTASAAQVTALVLALVTAAGLTLVSLASQSATLAVLSGLTVLFAAASWRSGAAPFTAPAALVYAAALASASGAAADWPAARTALLVLLVPAAAAVLAARLGSSRATVPVEAVGAALGLFAVALAVTDPPMLALVLALCGVIAAGTALRAERRPVGYAATALFVLAAWVRLAAWDVGTPEAYTLPVTVPALLVGGLRRRRDPRASSWTAYGPGLAATLLPGLVAAWADPHWTRPLLLGGAALLVTLLGARHHLGAPLVLGGSVLALLTLHELAPYVVQVTGALPRWAPPALAGLLLLALGATYEQRIRDVRRVREALGRMD; this is translated from the coding sequence ATGCCGCGCCGGGTGACCCGGACCACACTGCGATCCATGACCCACCTTCCGCCCCCGGCCGAGGAACTGCGGCTCCTCGACGCCGAACTCCGGCAACTGGACGCCCGGCGCTCGCAGTTGCTGACCCGCCGCGCCTGGCTGATCGCGGCCCTGCAGCAGACGCAGCAGTCGCGGCCCTGGGCCTCGGCGCAGCCCCCGGTCACCGCAGCGCCGCGCCCCGAGACGGCGGCGCCCAGCGTGCAGAACGTGCTGCTGGTCCTCGGCGGTGTCCTGCTCACGCTCGCGGCGGCGGTGTTCACGCTGGTCAGCTGGGGGCAGATGGGGATCGCCGGGCGGGCCCTGGTGCTCGGCGCGGTCACGCTGGCCACGCTCGCCGCGCCCGTGGCCCTGCTGAAGCGGGGGCTGCGGTCGACGGCGGAGGCCGTGGCGGGCCTCGGGCTCGCCCTGACCGTCCTGGACGCCTACGCGCTGCACGCCGCGGCCCTCTCCGGGACGGACGGGACCGGGTACGCGGCCGCGGCGTCGGCGGTGCTGGCGGCGGCCTGGTCGGCGTACGGTCTGCTGCCGGTCATGTCCGCGCTGCGCCTGCCCCTGCCCTCCGCCCTGGCCGCGGCCCAGTTCCCGCTGCTGCTGTCGGCCCTGGCCGCCGACGCGGGTCCGTACACGATCACCGCCGCGCTGCTGGTGACGGCCGGGCTCGACGCGGTGGCGGTGGCGCGGCTGACGGCAGGGGCGGTGCGGATCACCGCCGTCGTCGGTGCCTGCGGCATGGGCGGCTGGGGTGTTCTGGCTGCGGGCTGGCTGTCGTTGACGGCCGGCGGTCCGGGTGCGGCCTCCCGCGCCGGGGCGCTGCTCCTGCTCGCGGCGGCGATCGCCCTGGGCGCGGCCTGGCGGGGTCCGGGCATCGGGCACGCCCTCGGCCTGGCGATGACGGCCGGTCTGCTGGTCGTGGCCGCGCTCGGCGGGGTGGCGCGCTCCGGGCTGCCGTCGCAGTGGGCGGTCCCTGCTCATCTGGCCGTCGGTGTGGCCCTGTTGGCGGTGGTGCGGGCCGGACGGCTGCCGGACGCGATACGGACGGGGTTCGCCTGGGCCTCCGGTGCCGTGCAGGCGCTGGCGGTGCTGTGGACGCTGCCCGTTGTCGCCGTGGTGCTGCTCGGCCCGGCCGGTTGGCTGGGCCGGGTGTGGCGTGGTGCGCCGGCGGATGCCCGTACGGCGGTGCTCGTCGAGGCCCCCTGGCCGCCGGGCGCGGTGATGGCCCCGGTCGTGCTGGTGGGTGTGGCGGCGGTGCTCGCCCTGGCGGTCCGTGCGCAGGTGTGGCGTTCGCGGGCCCGGCTCGGTGCTCTCGGTCTGCTGTGGGCCACGGCGCTGGTACTCCCGGCCGTGCTGGAGCTCCCGTACGCCGCCGGCCTGCTGCTCCTGGGCGTCGTGACGGCGGCGGCACTGTACGCGTGCGGGGTCACGGCGTCGGCCGCTCAGGTCACGGCCCTCGTTCTGGCCCTGGTCACGGCCGCCGGCCTCACCCTGGTCTCCCTCGCGTCCCAGTCCGCGACCCTGGCCGTCCTGTCCGGGCTGACGGTGCTCTTCGCCGCGGCCTCGTGGCGGTCGGGTGCCGCGCCCTTCACCGCTCCGGCCGCTCTCGTGTACGCCGCCGCGCTGGCCTCGGCGTCCGGTGCCGCCGCGGACTGGCCCGCGGCCCGAACGGCCCTGCTGGTGCTGCTGGTTCCCGCTGCCGCCGCCGTGCTGGCGGCGCGCCTGGGCTCTTCCCGGGCGACGGTGCCCGTCGAGGCCGTAGGGGCCGCGCTCGGGCTGTTCGCCGTGGCGCTCGCCGTCACCGACCCGCCGATGCTCGCGCTGGTGCTGGCCCTGTGCGGGGTGATCGCCGCGGGCACGGCCCTGCGCGCCGAGCGGCGGCCCGTCGGCTACGCGGCCACGGCCCTGTTCGTCCTGGCCGCGTGGGTGCGCCTGGCCGCCTGGGACGTCGGCACGCCCGAGGCGTACACGCTTCCGGTGACCGTCCCGGCGCTGCTCGTCGGAGGGCTGCGCCGGCGCCGTGACCCGCGGGCCTCCTCCTGGACGGCGTACGGCCCCGGGCTCGCCGCCACCCTCCTGCCCGGCCTCGTCGCGGCCTGGGCCGATCCGCACTGGACCCGCCCGCTGCTGCTGGGCGGCGCGGCGCTGCTGGTCACCCTGCTGGGTGCCCGGCACCACCTCGGGGCGCCGCTGGTGCTCGGCGGCTCGGTGCTGGCCCTGCTCACGCTGCACGAACTCGCCCCGTACGTCGTGCAGGTGACGGGGGCGCTCCCCCGCTGGGCGCCTCCCGCCCTCGCCGGACTCCTGCTGCTCGCACTCGGGGCGACGTACGAACAGCGGATCCGGGACGTCCGGCGGGTGCGGGAGGCTCTGGGGAGGATGGACTAG
- a CDS encoding SRPBCC family protein, which produces MDWNHYRFRSLWRLPASPAAVYDVLERPEDYPSWWRQVREVTRLDDTTGVIRIRSVLPYDMTFTAREVRRDRAAGVLETALSGDIEGWARWTVTPRGTGSLARYDQVVSVTKPLLRRLAVPGRPVFRANHALMMRSGRRGLRRHLEAV; this is translated from the coding sequence ATGGACTGGAACCATTACCGCTTCCGCAGTCTGTGGCGCCTGCCCGCATCCCCCGCCGCCGTCTACGACGTGCTGGAACGCCCCGAGGACTACCCGAGCTGGTGGCGCCAGGTCCGGGAGGTGACCCGGCTCGACGACACCACGGGGGTCATCCGCATCCGCTCCGTCCTGCCGTACGACATGACCTTCACGGCGCGCGAGGTGCGGCGCGACCGCGCCGCCGGTGTGCTGGAGACCGCGCTGTCCGGGGACATCGAGGGCTGGGCACGCTGGACGGTCACGCCGCGCGGGACGGGCAGCCTCGCGCGGTACGACCAGGTCGTCAGCGTGACCAAGCCGCTGCTGCGGCGGCTCGCCGTACCGGGACGGCCCGTCTTCCGCGCCAACCACGCGCTGATGATGCGGTCCGGGCGGCGCGGACTGCGCAGGCACCTCGAAGCGGTTTGA
- a CDS encoding 3'-5' exonuclease produces the protein MTTCWYEGPLAAFDTETTGVDVETDRIVSAAVVVQDAPGVRPRVSRWLVNPGVPVPAEATAVHGLTEEHLQRNGRWPAPVMHEIAQALAEQAHAGRAVVVMNAPFDLTLLDRELRRHRASALGRWFESAPLTVLDPRVLDKHLDRYRKGRRTLTDLCAHYGVALEGAHDAAADAVAALEVTRAVGRRFASRLERLAPGELHTLQAVWHAAQARGLQAWFARSGVDEAVDPAWPLRPDLPAAA, from the coding sequence ATGACGACGTGCTGGTACGAGGGGCCGCTGGCCGCCTTCGACACGGAGACGACGGGCGTCGACGTCGAGACCGACCGGATCGTGTCGGCCGCCGTGGTCGTCCAGGATGCGCCGGGTGTCCGGCCCCGGGTGAGCCGTTGGCTGGTGAACCCGGGGGTGCCGGTCCCCGCCGAGGCGACGGCGGTGCACGGACTGACGGAGGAGCACCTGCAGCGCAACGGCCGGTGGCCGGCGCCGGTGATGCACGAGATAGCGCAGGCGCTGGCCGAGCAGGCGCACGCCGGGCGCGCGGTGGTGGTGATGAACGCGCCGTTCGATCTGACGCTGCTGGACCGGGAGTTGCGCCGTCATCGCGCCTCGGCGCTCGGGCGCTGGTTCGAGTCGGCGCCGCTCACCGTGCTGGACCCGCGGGTCCTGGACAAGCATCTGGACCGCTACCGCAAGGGCCGGCGCACCCTGACCGACCTGTGTGCGCACTACGGCGTCGCCTTGGAGGGCGCGCACGACGCGGCGGCCGACGCCGTGGCGGCGCTGGAGGTGACGCGGGCGGTGGGCCGCCGGTTCGCGTCCCGGCTGGAGCGTCTCGCGCCGGGTGAGCTGCACACCCTGCAGGCGGTGTGGCACGCGGCCCAGGCGCGGGGCCTGCAGGCGTGGTTCGCGCGCAGCGGTGTGGACGAGGCGGTCGACCCGGCGTGGCCGCTGCGTCCGGATCTGCCGGCGGCTGCCTGA
- a CDS encoding exo-rhamnogalacturonan lyase family protein, translating to MSPIPRRSLLKAAAVTGAAAQVSWALGAQDAQAAPGAEAADAGPVTLDWLEDGGLGAAPGSTVGVPWPKGAYRKDQTFALTDAAGKAVPVQSWPIAYWPDGSLKWTAHAVASGDGKLTLAAGTPAAPEKKVTVRQRGGAIDISTGVITARIGTSGSTLVKSVTRGSTEIAKNGRLVLIRQPEIEDEDHGAVRTERFDGAISKAEVEQAGPVRAVVRIDGKHRKGGRSWLPFSIRLYFYAGADSFRMVHTITYDGRQEPGKASGDFIRGLGVRFTVPLRDESYDRHIRIGGDGTGLLREAVKGITGLRRDPGAAVQAAQFEGRKLPGPATWDQRVTTRLQYIPEWGDYTLAQLSADGFTLRKRTKKGHGWVAAGGGRRASGFGYVGGASGGFSFGLRDFWEKFPAQLDIRDAHTDEAEVTLWLWSPEAQPMDLRFYHDGMGQDTFPEQLEGLNITYEDYEPEFGTPYGIARTCELLFWANETTPSPDRFAEQVEAVRVLPQLAAPPRQLIKAQVFGPNLYSEPDRSTPAKAKIEDHLDFLFTYYKDQVEQRRWYGFWDYGDIMHTYDTFRHQWRYDIGGYAWDNSELSPDLWLWFAYLRSGRSDIFRFAEAMTRHTGEVDVYHLGKWAGLGTRHGVQHFADSAKQQRIANTTYRRYYYFLTADERVGDLMHANVDSDETFLALDPLRKIRTEPYTPDRHALSIGFGTDWSGLVSAWLTEWERKGPKWEKARARVLSTMETIAAQPNGFVQGSGLYDLDTGTFAVAGAAKVEVSHLSAVFGLNELCAELIDLVDMPEFHEAYFDYCRYFNATKAEQKARYGSDFGSLLLFQGHSRLDAYAAVKTGDEKLAERAWEKFYNSDGYKESAPWKTEKLSGPVALVPGAEATWVSTNDTALYGLAAIENLALLGDRMP from the coding sequence ATGTCTCCCATCCCCCGCAGGTCCCTCCTCAAGGCGGCCGCCGTCACCGGAGCCGCCGCCCAGGTCAGCTGGGCGCTGGGCGCGCAGGACGCCCAGGCCGCGCCCGGTGCCGAGGCGGCCGACGCCGGCCCGGTGACCCTGGACTGGCTGGAGGACGGCGGCCTCGGCGCCGCACCCGGCTCCACCGTCGGCGTGCCCTGGCCCAAGGGCGCGTACCGGAAGGACCAGACCTTCGCGCTGACGGACGCCGCCGGCAAGGCCGTACCCGTGCAGTCCTGGCCGATCGCCTACTGGCCCGACGGCTCCCTCAAGTGGACCGCGCACGCGGTCGCCTCGGGCGACGGCAAGCTCACCCTCGCCGCCGGAACGCCCGCCGCCCCCGAGAAGAAGGTCACCGTGCGGCAGCGCGGCGGCGCCATCGACATCTCCACCGGCGTCATCACCGCGAGGATCGGCACGTCCGGCTCCACGCTCGTCAAGTCCGTCACCCGGGGCTCCACCGAGATCGCCAAGAACGGCCGGCTCGTACTGATCCGCCAGCCCGAGATCGAGGACGAGGACCACGGCGCGGTCAGGACCGAACGCTTCGACGGCGCGATCTCCAAGGCCGAGGTCGAGCAGGCGGGCCCGGTCCGCGCCGTCGTCCGCATCGACGGCAAGCACCGCAAGGGCGGCCGCAGTTGGCTGCCCTTCTCGATCAGGCTCTACTTCTACGCGGGCGCCGACTCCTTCCGCATGGTGCACACCATCACCTACGACGGCAGGCAGGAGCCGGGCAAGGCGAGTGGCGACTTCATCCGCGGCCTCGGCGTCCGCTTCACCGTGCCCCTGCGGGACGAGTCGTACGACCGTCACATCCGCATCGGCGGCGACGGCACCGGGCTGCTGCGCGAGGCCGTCAAAGGCATCACCGGACTGCGCCGGGACCCCGGAGCTGCCGTGCAGGCGGCCCAGTTCGAGGGCAGGAAGCTGCCCGGCCCCGCCACCTGGGACCAGCGGGTGACGACCCGGCTGCAGTACATCCCCGAGTGGGGCGACTACACCCTCGCGCAACTGTCCGCCGACGGCTTCACCCTGCGCAAGCGCACCAAGAAGGGACACGGCTGGGTCGCCGCGGGCGGTGGCCGGCGCGCGTCCGGCTTCGGCTACGTCGGCGGGGCGAGCGGCGGCTTCTCCTTCGGGCTGCGCGACTTCTGGGAGAAGTTCCCCGCCCAGCTCGACATCCGGGACGCCCACACCGACGAGGCCGAGGTGACCCTCTGGCTCTGGTCGCCCGAGGCGCAGCCCATGGACCTGCGCTTCTACCACGACGGCATGGGCCAGGACACCTTCCCGGAGCAACTCGAAGGCCTCAACATCACCTACGAGGACTACGAGCCGGAGTTCGGCACCCCGTACGGCATCGCCCGCACCTGCGAACTCCTCTTCTGGGCCAACGAGACGACCCCGAGCCCCGACCGGTTCGCCGAGCAGGTCGAGGCCGTCCGCGTGCTGCCACAGCTGGCCGCCCCGCCCAGGCAGCTCATCAAGGCCCAGGTCTTCGGGCCGAACCTGTACTCCGAGCCCGACCGCTCCACCCCGGCCAAGGCCAAGATCGAGGACCACCTCGACTTCCTCTTCACCTACTACAAGGACCAGGTGGAGCAGCGCCGCTGGTACGGCTTCTGGGACTACGGCGACATCATGCACACCTACGACACGTTCCGGCACCAGTGGCGGTACGACATCGGCGGCTACGCCTGGGACAACTCCGAACTGTCGCCGGACCTGTGGCTCTGGTTCGCCTATCTACGCTCCGGGCGTTCCGACATCTTCCGCTTCGCCGAGGCGATGACCCGGCACACCGGCGAGGTCGACGTCTACCACCTGGGCAAGTGGGCGGGCCTCGGCACCCGGCACGGTGTGCAGCACTTCGCCGACAGCGCCAAGCAGCAGCGCATCGCCAACACCACCTACCGGCGCTACTACTACTTCCTCACGGCGGACGAACGCGTCGGCGACCTCATGCACGCCAACGTCGACTCCGACGAGACGTTCCTCGCCCTCGACCCGCTGCGCAAGATACGCACCGAGCCGTACACCCCCGACCGGCACGCCCTGTCGATCGGCTTCGGCACGGACTGGAGCGGCCTGGTGTCGGCCTGGCTGACGGAGTGGGAGCGCAAGGGCCCCAAGTGGGAGAAGGCCAGGGCCCGCGTGCTGTCCACGATGGAGACCATCGCCGCCCAGCCCAACGGTTTCGTCCAGGGCAGCGGCCTGTACGACCTCGACACCGGCACGTTCGCCGTCGCCGGGGCGGCAAAGGTGGAGGTCTCGCACCTCTCGGCCGTCTTCGGCCTGAACGAGCTGTGCGCCGAGCTCATCGACCTGGTCGACATGCCGGAGTTCCACGAGGCGTACTTCGACTACTGCCGCTACTTCAACGCCACCAAGGCCGAGCAGAAGGCCCGCTACGGCTCCGACTTCGGCAGCCTGCTGCTGTTCCAGGGCCACTCGCGCCTCGACGCGTACGCGGCCGTCAAGACCGGCGACGAGAAGCTCGCCGAGCGGGCCTGGGAGAAGTTCTACAACTCCGACGGCTACAAGGAGTCCGCGCCCTGGAAGACGGAGAAGCTGAGCGGCCCGGTCGCGCTGGTGCCGGGCGCCGAGGCCACCTGGGTGTCCACGAACGACACCGCGCTGTACGGCCTCGCCGCCATCGAGAACCTGGCGCTGCTCGGCGACCGGATGCCGTAA
- a CDS encoding helix-turn-helix domain-containing protein, translating to MTDLGEAYGRGAGAADEGTLERLLSVVGVGAVELHTAPRGLRTQVSGVHVLDALEPAVRPRELLLAIGVDPGSAHAVDVVRRSGEAGAAGVVFGPGRPEPTARALQTAAEESGTAVLFRTAWCTWAQLVGVLRAGLAAAGAPPMPATSGVPLGDLDALADAVAALVGGSVTIEDTESRVLAYSSTEENVDEMRRLTILGRRVPPWRVAAMREAGFFQALWGAGDVLHRPARGQDPERLVGAVLAGGEALGSIWVAAVAGRPLSPNAAETLRAASRTAAAHLLHHRTHSSDGRLVEDAARALLEDRGSVEVLAERASLPPREPCAVLAVGTGPGRSADDGPSGLYGLLTLHCAALGHRVVVVPATGGTLVLLGGLERAAERADGQVRRLGTALADQLSGTTGAAVKVGLGDVVPGLAGAPASRRSAERALRALVAAAGPHTVARCEDVADTVGILQVVDALREVTLPPRTSVARLREFDADHGGSCLVETLRAYLDHFGDVSAASRALGVHANSLRYRLRRIRQVSGLDLDSPDARLLAQVQLRLGGQADGAHR from the coding sequence ATGACGGACTTGGGAGAAGCGTACGGCCGGGGTGCGGGCGCCGCGGACGAGGGGACGTTGGAGCGCCTGCTGTCGGTGGTGGGGGTGGGAGCCGTGGAGTTGCACACGGCCCCGCGGGGACTGCGGACGCAGGTCTCCGGTGTGCATGTGCTGGACGCCCTGGAACCGGCCGTCAGGCCACGGGAGTTACTGCTGGCGATCGGCGTGGACCCGGGGTCGGCGCATGCGGTCGACGTGGTGCGCCGGTCCGGTGAGGCCGGTGCGGCGGGTGTGGTGTTCGGCCCGGGACGGCCGGAGCCCACGGCGCGGGCGTTGCAGACGGCAGCGGAGGAGAGCGGCACGGCGGTGCTCTTCCGCACCGCCTGGTGCACCTGGGCGCAGCTCGTTGGGGTGCTGAGGGCCGGGCTGGCCGCAGCGGGTGCTCCGCCGATGCCCGCCACCAGCGGCGTGCCCCTGGGCGATCTGGATGCGCTGGCCGATGCGGTGGCTGCCCTGGTGGGAGGCTCGGTGACGATCGAGGACACGGAGTCGCGGGTACTGGCGTACTCGTCCACCGAGGAGAACGTGGACGAGATGCGCCGGCTGACCATCCTCGGCCGCCGGGTGCCGCCCTGGCGGGTGGCGGCCATGCGGGAGGCGGGGTTCTTCCAGGCGCTGTGGGGTGCGGGCGACGTGCTGCACCGGCCCGCCCGCGGGCAGGATCCGGAGCGGCTGGTCGGCGCCGTGCTGGCGGGCGGGGAGGCGCTCGGGTCCATCTGGGTGGCGGCGGTGGCCGGCCGCCCGCTGTCGCCGAACGCCGCGGAGACGCTGCGCGCGGCGAGCCGGACCGCCGCCGCCCACCTGCTGCATCACCGCACCCATAGCTCGGACGGCCGGCTGGTGGAGGATGCGGCCCGGGCGCTGCTGGAGGACCGTGGATCGGTCGAGGTGCTCGCGGAGCGGGCCTCGCTGCCGCCCCGGGAGCCCTGTGCCGTACTGGCAGTGGGCACCGGGCCCGGCCGCTCCGCGGACGACGGCCCGTCGGGGCTGTACGGGCTGCTGACCTTGCACTGCGCGGCCCTCGGGCACCGCGTCGTGGTGGTCCCGGCGACCGGCGGGACCCTGGTGCTGCTCGGCGGGCTGGAGCGCGCCGCCGAGCGGGCCGACGGCCAGGTCAGACGGCTCGGGACCGCACTGGCCGATCAGCTGTCGGGGACGACCGGTGCGGCGGTGAAAGTGGGGCTCGGCGATGTGGTCCCCGGCCTGGCGGGGGCACCCGCGTCACGCCGTTCGGCCGAGCGGGCCCTGCGGGCGCTCGTCGCGGCCGCCGGACCGCACACCGTCGCGCGGTGCGAGGACGTCGCGGACACCGTGGGCATCCTCCAGGTCGTCGACGCCCTGCGCGAGGTGACGCTGCCGCCGCGCACCTCGGTGGCCCGGCTGAGGGAGTTCGACGCCGATCACGGCGGCAGTTGCCTGGTGGAGACCCTGCGCGCCTACCTCGACCACTTCGGAGACGTGTCCGCCGCCTCGCGCGCGCTGGGCGTGCACGCCAACAGTCTGCGCTACCGGCTGCGCCGGATCAGGCAGGTGTCGGGGCTGGACCTGGACAGTCCCGACGCCCGGCTGCTCGCCCAGGTGCAGTTGCGGCTGGGTGGACAGGCCGACGGCGCACACCGCTGA
- a CDS encoding carbohydrate ABC transporter permease yields MSAQLTEIKPTGRLRRKLPGSLAWHIGSLLILAVILYPVIWVVGGSFKRSEDIVGSLDLFPGDPVIANYTSLADGIADISISTFFLNSLFLAVGSVIGILVSCSLTAYAFARIRFAGRNLLFTLMIGTLLLPYHVLLIPQYVLFRNLELINTYTPLLLGKYLATEAFFVFLMVQFMRTMPKGLDEAARLDGCGHFRIYWSIVLPLSRPALITSAIFTFINSWNDFMGPLIYLNEPDKYTVSLGLKMFVDQEGLANYGGMIAMSLVALLPVLAFFLAFQRHLIDGMATSGLKG; encoded by the coding sequence ATGAGTGCGCAGCTCACCGAGATCAAGCCCACCGGGAGGCTCCGCCGCAAGCTGCCCGGCTCCCTCGCATGGCACATCGGGTCGTTGCTGATCCTCGCGGTGATCCTCTACCCGGTGATCTGGGTCGTCGGCGGGTCCTTCAAGAGGAGCGAGGACATCGTCGGCAGCCTGGACCTCTTCCCGGGCGACCCGGTCATCGCCAACTACACGAGCCTCGCCGACGGCATCGCCGACATCTCCATCTCCACGTTCTTCCTCAACTCGCTCTTCCTCGCGGTCGGTTCCGTCATCGGCATCCTGGTGTCCTGCTCGCTGACGGCCTACGCCTTCGCCAGGATCAGGTTCGCCGGGCGGAATCTGCTCTTCACGCTGATGATCGGCACGCTCCTGCTGCCGTACCACGTGCTGCTGATCCCGCAGTACGTGCTGTTCCGCAACCTGGAGCTGATCAACACCTACACGCCGCTGCTGCTCGGGAAGTACCTGGCCACCGAGGCGTTCTTCGTCTTCCTGATGGTGCAGTTCATGCGCACCATGCCCAAGGGGCTGGACGAGGCGGCCCGGCTCGACGGCTGCGGGCACTTCCGCATCTACTGGTCGATCGTGCTGCCGCTGAGCCGGCCGGCCCTGATCACCAGCGCGATCTTCACGTTCATCAACTCCTGGAACGACTTCATGGGCCCGCTGATCTATCTCAACGAACCCGACAAGTACACGGTCTCGCTGGGCCTGAAGATGTTCGTCGACCAGGAGGGGCTGGCCAACTACGGCGGCATGATCGCCATGTCGCTGGTCGCGCTGCTGCCGGTGCTCGCCTTCTTCCTGGCCTTCCAGCGCCATCTGATCGACGGCATGGCCACGTCGGGTCTGAAGGGCTGA
- a CDS encoding DUF4365 domain-containing protein: protein MAIAQPERGGLLPERTAPSRGTLATTACMETLQVGYLHAVAAAAGCSLSQPFPDNGIDWHVSHSAPGHTVDDEVTIKVQLKATYQVPPSPPGRTFSFTLDNDHLAKLARTPVSVHKILVVMLVPRSQDDWLRASHDRLDLRHCCYWTNLAGQPITGRRRTTVRIPTSRIFDDRALCEIMTRVGTGGKP, encoded by the coding sequence ATGGCCATTGCGCAGCCCGAACGGGGCGGGCTGCTGCCCGAGCGCACGGCTCCCTCTCGCGGCACTCTCGCCACCACCGCCTGCATGGAGACACTGCAGGTCGGCTATCTGCACGCCGTCGCGGCGGCCGCCGGCTGCTCGCTGTCCCAGCCCTTTCCCGACAACGGCATCGACTGGCACGTCAGCCACAGCGCCCCCGGGCACACGGTCGACGACGAGGTCACCATCAAGGTGCAGCTCAAGGCCACCTACCAGGTGCCGCCCAGCCCACCGGGCCGCACCTTCTCCTTCACGCTCGACAACGACCACCTGGCGAAGCTCGCCCGCACCCCCGTGTCGGTGCACAAGATCCTGGTGGTGATGCTGGTGCCGCGCTCCCAGGACGACTGGCTGCGCGCCAGCCACGACCGGCTCGACCTCCGGCACTGCTGCTACTGGACCAACCTCGCCGGACAGCCGATCACCGGCCGCCGCCGCACCACCGTGCGGATACCGACCTCGCGCATCTTCGACGACCGGGCCCTCTGCGAGATCATGACGCGGGTCGGGACGGGAGGGAAACCGTGA